The following coding sequences lie in one Paenibacillus durus ATCC 35681 genomic window:
- the cdaA gene encoding diadenylate cyclase CdaA yields MSYFTDLTWKDSIKDIIDILIVSYIIYKVLNMVRGTRAIQLLKGILVLIVIWAFSTLFDLYTLKWLMNQMFTFGVLAVFIIFQPELRRGLEQLGRGKFFGRAAENDEEVSKLIGEVIKAVNYLARRRIGALIVFERATGLNEYKESGIQMNSIVSSELLINIFIPNTPLHDGALIMQSNQIAAAACYLPLSENPFISKELGTRHRAGIGITEVTDAVSVIVSEETGQISLAINGQVVRDIKEESLISKLYEELRTHSALSDKRNVFWKWKGGGGTNG; encoded by the coding sequence AAGATTCTATTAAAGATATTATCGATATACTGATCGTCAGTTATATTATATATAAAGTGCTCAACATGGTTCGCGGCACCCGTGCGATTCAGCTCCTGAAAGGGATTCTGGTACTCATTGTCATCTGGGCGTTCAGCACGCTGTTTGATCTGTATACGCTGAAATGGCTGATGAATCAAATGTTCACCTTCGGTGTGCTGGCTGTATTTATTATCTTTCAGCCGGAGCTGCGGCGCGGTCTGGAACAGCTGGGAAGGGGAAAGTTCTTTGGCCGGGCGGCGGAGAACGATGAGGAAGTGAGCAAATTAATCGGCGAAGTGATTAAAGCCGTAAATTATTTAGCACGCAGAAGAATTGGGGCATTAATTGTTTTCGAGCGGGCAACGGGCCTTAATGAATATAAAGAATCCGGAATTCAGATGAACTCCATCGTAAGTTCCGAGCTGCTGATCAATATTTTTATACCCAACACACCGCTGCATGACGGCGCGCTTATTATGCAGAGCAATCAGATTGCGGCGGCCGCCTGTTACCTGCCCTTGTCCGAGAATCCGTTTATCAGCAAAGAGCTCGGAACCCGGCACCGTGCGGGCATTGGAATTACCGAAGTGACGGACGCGGTGTCCGTCATCGTCTCGGAGGAGACAGGCCAGATTTCACTAGCGATCAACGGCCAGGTGGTTAGGGACATTAAAGAAGAGTCGCTGATTTCCAAGCTTTACGAAGAGCTGCGAACCCATTCGGCTCTCTCGGATAAGCGCAACGTCTTCTGGAAATGGAAGGGGGGCGGCGGGACGAATGGATAA